Part of the Gallalistipes aquisgranensis genome, CGCACGGTGTTCAGATATCCGACTGCGGTTTTCATGTCGGTTTCGTAGGTACATTCGGCGGCGATGTAGTACATCTCCGAAATCCGGATGTTCGGCACCAGTCCGTCGCGGAAAACGCCGTCCGTACCGATATATTTCGACAAAACCGGGGTCTTGGAGCCCTGCTGGTTGGTCACCTGCCGCACGAACGCCTTGCGTTTGTCGTAGTTGTTGCCGGTGAAGAGCGTCGGACTGTCGAGCACGAGGTAGGTGGTGACGGCATTCCCCTCCTTGGAATAGGTCGAGTAGGTGTCGGCCAGATCCGGATTGTAGAAGGCGAACAGGATGTCGGCTCTCATGCGGGGATCGTTGTCGAACGGGTTCGAGTTGTCCAGTTTGATGGCTTTGGCCGTTACATAGTCGATGATCAGCGAAGCGTTCTCCAGCGCCTTGTCCCGGTCGCCGGCATAGAGGCTGACACGGGCCAGCAGTCCGGTGACGGCCAGATAGTTCAGCCGGATACCCCGGTTCGAGTAGAAATCGCTTTTATCGGTGAGGAAACGGGAATCCGCATTGGTGAGTTTGGTACTGTCGGTTTTCGATCCCAGATCGTACGTCGCCAGCAGACCTTTGGCCTTCTCCAGGTCGGCGATGGCTTTCGCCAGCACCTGCTGCGTGGAGACGGGCGGATTGAATTTCGAAGGATAGGTCTCCACATAGGGAATGTAGGCCTTCGCGTCGTTCAGCGCGGGAGCGCTGGCGAACAGCCGGAGCAGGTCGAAGTGGATCATGGCACGCAGGGCGAGCGCTTCGCCTTCGATCATGTTCTTTTCCCGTTCCTTGTAGTAGAACATATCGGCGCCGACTTCCTGGAGATGGGCCAGCAGGTCGTTGGTCTGGGCGATCATCTTGTAGCCGGTTTGCCAGAACGTGGTGGCATAATCCTCGGGACCTTCTTCGTCGTATTTCAGGTCGCGGAGAGAGACGTAGTTGGTCTGGGAATTCGACAGCGCATAGACCCGTGCCCATGCTTCGACGGCGCCCCAGCTGAGTTCCTTGCCGTACATGCCGTTTCCCGACAGGGTCAGGTAGATGCCGTTGAGCGCTTTGTGGTATCCTTCCGCGTTTTTGAACAGGTCGGTGTCCGTTACCTGGTAGTCGGGTTCCACCGTCAGCCATTTGTCGCAGGAGCAGAACAGCACCGCGAGGGCTAACGCACCGTATTTGATATATTTCGTTATCATGATTCGTAAAGTTTGCGGATTAGAATGAAGTGCTGAGCGAGAAGTTGAAGGTTCTGGCGAACGGGCTGCTGGTTCCCCGTTCGATGGCGATCGACGAAGCCGTGAACACGTCGCTCATGTTGAAGCTCAGCTTGAGCCGGCGGAGCCCCAGTTTTTCGATTTTCTCGCGCGGGAATTCGTATCCCAGGGAGAGCGAGGTGAGCTTCAGCCAGTTGTCGTCCTGGACGAAACGGGTGGAAGGCTGGGTCGAGGTGAGCCAGTCTTTGATGTTCCGGTACCGGGACACGTCGCCCGGTTTCGCCCACCGGTCGGTGAGCACGCGACGGTCACAGTTGTTTTCCAGAATGTTGGCCCTCTCCACTTTCGAAACGAGGGTCTCGTTGTAGCTTTGACCGCCGAACTGGTACATGAAGTAGCAGTCGAAGGTGAAGCCTTTCCAGTAGATGCTCGGTCCGAACGAACCGCTCAGGGTCGGTTCCGTGTTGTAGATCGCCACGTTCTCGCTGCTGAGCCAGTCGAATCCGGTCGTGCCGTCCTTGTAAAGGTAGAGTTCCCGTCCCGTGGCCGGGTCGATGCCCAGCGAGATCATACCATAGCGGTCTTCCAGCGATCCGCCTTCCACGTACCGCAGCAGGGGGCGGCTCACCTTGTCCGCATCGCCCGTGCTGTAATATTCGTCCACCTTGTCGTTGTAGCTTTTCAGCGCGTTGGAGATCTCCTTGATCTTGTTCTTGTTGTGAGCGGCATTGGCCCTCAGGTTGACGGTCAGGTCCTTCGTCTTGACGGCCCGTACCTGGACTTCGATTTCGTAACCCCGGTTCTGGATGCGGCCGATGTTTTCCTTGTAGCTCGTGAATCCCGAAGAAGAGGGAATGTAGAAATCCGCGATGTGGTCTTTCGTGTCCTTGTTATAGTAGGTGAACTTCGTGTAGAAGATGTTGTCGAACACGCTCAGTTCCGCTCCGATATCCGTGATGACGGTCTTCTGCCATTTCAGGTTCGGGTTGCCCATGTACATGATCGACACCCCGTCTCCCGTGCCGTACCAGTCGTCCTTGATGAACTCGTATTTGTTCTGGGCCGCGTAGGGAGGGAAGTTGACCATACCGGTCATTCCGTAGGTGCCTTTGATCTTGAGTTGGGAGAGCCACGGAAGCCTGTTCTTGACAGCTTTGTAGTTGTGGATGTTGATACCGAATCCGGTCGAGTAGAACGGTGCGTATTTCTTGTTGGCGCCGAACTGCGAACTGCCGTCGATACGTCCCGAGAGGTCGACCATATAGATGTCGTTGAAACTGTAATTGAATACGCCGAGAACGCCCATCAGCCGGTTCGTCTCGTTGTTGCGGCTGTACGAATCTATTTTCTGCGCATAGCCCGGGGCGTAATAGCCGCCGGAGGGGAATCCCCTGAAGGTGTCGGAATAGAGTTTGTTTTTCGTTTCGCGGGCGTTGAAGCCGACCACGAAGTTCATGGCATGTTTTCCGATCGTG contains:
- a CDS encoding RagB/SusD family nutrient uptake outer membrane protein; translated protein: MITKYIKYGALALAVLFCSCDKWLTVEPDYQVTDTDLFKNAEGYHKALNGIYLTLSGNGMYGKELSWGAVEAWARVYALSNSQTNYVSLRDLKYDEEGPEDYATTFWQTGYKMIAQTNDLLAHLQEVGADMFYYKEREKNMIEGEALALRAMIHFDLLRLFASAPALNDAKAYIPYVETYPSKFNPPVSTQQVLAKAIADLEKAKGLLATYDLGSKTDSTKLTNADSRFLTDKSDFYSNRGIRLNYLAVTGLLARVSLYAGDRDKALENASLIIDYVTAKAIKLDNSNPFDNDPRMRADILFAFYNPDLADTYSTYSKEGNAVTTYLVLDSPTLFTGNNYDKRKAFVRQVTNQQGSKTPVLSKYIGTDGVFRDGLVPNIRISEMYYIAAECTYETDMKTAVGYLNTVRKARMTSGYTLNTSMGTDEFLSNLTAEYRKDLIGEGQMLFYFKRRNIPIVYSGSDTGFIHNGNLKLNIPDSESAI